The proteins below come from a single Phocoena sinus isolate mPhoSin1 chromosome 2, mPhoSin1.pri, whole genome shotgun sequence genomic window:
- the LOC116749035 gene encoding taste receptor cell protein 1-like isoform X1, whose product MVRAGHGPHSAHSGLRLTQKWSGVQSGSSTQWSFNVAIALSGTLSTVVISITATVVRTLIPVTCTNVTITSPGPSFPLHHRSQNLSRDASASELPPTTSGLIFSVSSVPPALPPLVVTGMAALPWTVQPGPVVPANAAPLTTRSLGCVSGLPAGCPSVPGGAASSQSSFLPHPGQAVSLQDSGSPSPGPSRVTHSMTFRITNEAFSAALGNPASLEYQLLSENIRHQLQSVYHEAFSSFEGVGVLLFRPDSAAVNASLVFGGLAPGPSAREVLWTLYRKVKAAGKMLGNLSLDESSLASDGSNLTDLALETTSIHLTAMRPFQPPLLLPGSAAFVLLEKTILRQVTPVPSGFYTARPQEEPLLLFSNADQWVGVYIEYKFQTPICTHLPGLANHLARNIMDPAVQKSSIMANGESRLGSLCVSGQQPQPLWVSMFLLWRMDRISFRPRIPLCWGHREESVTEPQMGS is encoded by the exons ATGGTCAGGGCCGGACACGGCCCCCACAGCGCTCACAGTGGGCTCAGGCTCACCCAGAAGTGGTCTGGCGTCCAGTCTGGGTCCAGCACCCAGTGGTCCTTCAATGTTGCCATTGCCCTCAGCGGTACCCTCTCCACAGTCGTCATCAGCATCACTGCCACTGTCGTCCGCACCCTCATCCCCGTCACCTGCACTAACGTCACCATCACCAGTCCTGGCCCCAGTTTCCCCCTTCACCACCGGAGCCAGAACCTCTCCAGAGATGCTTCTGCATCTGAGCTCCCACCTACAACCTCAGGCCTTATCTTCAGTGTTTCCAGTGTCCCACCTGCCCTGCCACCTCTGGTGGTTACAGGGATGGCTGCTCTTCCGTGGACAGTCCAGCCTGGGCCTGTGGTCCCTGCCAACGCAGCCCCCTTGACCACCCGCTCCCTCGGATGTGTCTCTGGCCTTCCCGCCGGCTGCCCGAGCGTCCCTGGAGGTGCCGCCTCCTCCCAGTCGTCTTTCCTGCCTCACCCCGGCCAAGCTGTCTCATTGCAGGACTCAGGCTCCCCCTCCCCAGGACCCAGTCGCGTGACTCACTCAATGACCTTCAGGATCACCAATGAAGCCTTCTCAGCGGCACTCGGGAACCCTGCCTCCCTGGAGTACCAGCTGCTGAGTGAAAACATCCGACATCAG CTCCAGTCCGTCTATCACGAGGCCTTCTCCAGCTTTGAGGGTGTCGGTGTCCTGCTCTTTAG GCCTGACTCTGCAGCTGTGAATGCCTCCCTTGTGTTTGGGGGCCTCGCCCCGGGCCCCTCTGCCCGTGAAGTCCTCTGGACTCTGTACCGCAAAGTGAAGGCCGCAGGGAAGATGTTGGGGAACCTGTCCCTGGATGAGAGCAGCCTCGCCTCTGATG GGTCCAACCTGACCGACCTGGCCTTGGAGACCACCAGCATCCATCTCACGGCCATGAGGCCCTTCCAGCCCCCGCTCCTCCTGCCTGGCTCTGCCGCCTTTGTCCTGCTGGAAAAGACGATCCTCCGACAG GTCACACCCGTGCCGTCAGGATTCTATACAGCGCGTCCCCAGGAAGAGCCCCTGCTCCTCTTCAG TAATGCGGACCAGTGGGTGGGCGTTTACATCGAATACAAGTTCCAGACCCCCATCTGTACCCACCTCCCAGGCTTGGCCAATCACCTGGCCCGGAACATAATGGATCCTGCTGTCCAGAAATCCAGCATCATGGCCAATGGTGAGTCAAGGCTGGGATCCCTGTGTGTCTCTGGTCAGCAGCctcaacctctctgggtctcaatgTTCCTCCTCTGGAGAATGGACAGAATTTCATTTCGACCACGAATACCCTTGTGCTGGGGCCACCGAGAAGAATCAGTTACGGAGCCTCAGATGGGGAGCTGA
- the LOC116749035 gene encoding taste receptor cell protein 1-like isoform X2: MVRAGHGPHSAHSGLRLTQKWSGVQSGSSTQWSFNVAIALSGTLSTVVISITATVVRTLIPVTCTNVTITSPGPSFPLHHRSQNLSRDASASELPPTTSGLIFSVSSVPPALPPLVVTGMAALPWTVQPGPVVPANAAPLTTRSLGCVSGLPAGCPSVPGGAASSQSSFLPHPGQAVSLQDSGSPSPGPSRVTHSMTFRITNEAFSAALGNPASLEYQLLSENIRHQLQSVYHEAFSSFEGVGVLLFRPDSAAVNASLVFGGLAPGPSAREVLWTLYRKVKAAGKMLGNLSLDESSLASDGSNLTDLALETTSIHLTAMRPFQPPLLLPGSAAFVLLEKTILRQVTPVPSGFYTARPQEEPLLLFSNADQWVGVYIEYKFQTPICTHLPGLANHLARNIMDPAVQKSSIMANADHRPQASAELRPSGGGEVPVRLWWLWVTWDPGLNSSGGASGSEKRPS; this comes from the exons ATGGTCAGGGCCGGACACGGCCCCCACAGCGCTCACAGTGGGCTCAGGCTCACCCAGAAGTGGTCTGGCGTCCAGTCTGGGTCCAGCACCCAGTGGTCCTTCAATGTTGCCATTGCCCTCAGCGGTACCCTCTCCACAGTCGTCATCAGCATCACTGCCACTGTCGTCCGCACCCTCATCCCCGTCACCTGCACTAACGTCACCATCACCAGTCCTGGCCCCAGTTTCCCCCTTCACCACCGGAGCCAGAACCTCTCCAGAGATGCTTCTGCATCTGAGCTCCCACCTACAACCTCAGGCCTTATCTTCAGTGTTTCCAGTGTCCCACCTGCCCTGCCACCTCTGGTGGTTACAGGGATGGCTGCTCTTCCGTGGACAGTCCAGCCTGGGCCTGTGGTCCCTGCCAACGCAGCCCCCTTGACCACCCGCTCCCTCGGATGTGTCTCTGGCCTTCCCGCCGGCTGCCCGAGCGTCCCTGGAGGTGCCGCCTCCTCCCAGTCGTCTTTCCTGCCTCACCCCGGCCAAGCTGTCTCATTGCAGGACTCAGGCTCCCCCTCCCCAGGACCCAGTCGCGTGACTCACTCAATGACCTTCAGGATCACCAATGAAGCCTTCTCAGCGGCACTCGGGAACCCTGCCTCCCTGGAGTACCAGCTGCTGAGTGAAAACATCCGACATCAG CTCCAGTCCGTCTATCACGAGGCCTTCTCCAGCTTTGAGGGTGTCGGTGTCCTGCTCTTTAG GCCTGACTCTGCAGCTGTGAATGCCTCCCTTGTGTTTGGGGGCCTCGCCCCGGGCCCCTCTGCCCGTGAAGTCCTCTGGACTCTGTACCGCAAAGTGAAGGCCGCAGGGAAGATGTTGGGGAACCTGTCCCTGGATGAGAGCAGCCTCGCCTCTGATG GGTCCAACCTGACCGACCTGGCCTTGGAGACCACCAGCATCCATCTCACGGCCATGAGGCCCTTCCAGCCCCCGCTCCTCCTGCCTGGCTCTGCCGCCTTTGTCCTGCTGGAAAAGACGATCCTCCGACAG GTCACACCCGTGCCGTCAGGATTCTATACAGCGCGTCCCCAGGAAGAGCCCCTGCTCCTCTTCAG TAATGCGGACCAGTGGGTGGGCGTTTACATCGAATACAAGTTCCAGACCCCCATCTGTACCCACCTCCCAGGCTTGGCCAATCACCTGGCCCGGAACATAATGGATCCTGCTGTCCAGAAATCCAGCATCATGGCCAATG ctGACCACCGTCCTCAGGCCTCTGCAGAACTTCGGCCAAGCGGTGGTGGAGAAGTTCCAGTAAGGCTGTGGTGGCTCTGGGTGACCTGGGACCCAGGGCTGAACTCTAGCGGTGGGGCCAGTGGCTCAGAAAAACGGCCTTCCTGA
- the LOC116749035 gene encoding taste receptor cell protein 1-like isoform X3: protein MVRAGHGPHSAHSGLRLTQKWSGVQSGSSTQWSFNVAIALSGTLSTVVISITATVVRTLIPVTCTNVTITSPGPSFPLHHRSQNLSRDASASELPPTTSGLIFSVSSVPPALPPLVVTGMAALPWTVQPGPVVPANAAPLTTRSLGCVSGLPAGCPSVPGGAASSQSSFLPHPGQAVSLQDSGSPSPGPSRVTHSMTFRITNEAFSAALGNPASLEYQLLSENIRHQLQSVYHEAFSSFEGVGVLLFRPDSAAVNASLVFGGLAPGPSAREVLWTLYRKVKAAGKMLGNLSLDESSLASDGSNLTDLALETTSIHLTAMRPFQPPLLLPGSAAFVLLEKTILRQVTPVPSGFYTARPQEEPLLLFRLGQSPGPEHNGSCCPEIQHHGQC, encoded by the exons ATGGTCAGGGCCGGACACGGCCCCCACAGCGCTCACAGTGGGCTCAGGCTCACCCAGAAGTGGTCTGGCGTCCAGTCTGGGTCCAGCACCCAGTGGTCCTTCAATGTTGCCATTGCCCTCAGCGGTACCCTCTCCACAGTCGTCATCAGCATCACTGCCACTGTCGTCCGCACCCTCATCCCCGTCACCTGCACTAACGTCACCATCACCAGTCCTGGCCCCAGTTTCCCCCTTCACCACCGGAGCCAGAACCTCTCCAGAGATGCTTCTGCATCTGAGCTCCCACCTACAACCTCAGGCCTTATCTTCAGTGTTTCCAGTGTCCCACCTGCCCTGCCACCTCTGGTGGTTACAGGGATGGCTGCTCTTCCGTGGACAGTCCAGCCTGGGCCTGTGGTCCCTGCCAACGCAGCCCCCTTGACCACCCGCTCCCTCGGATGTGTCTCTGGCCTTCCCGCCGGCTGCCCGAGCGTCCCTGGAGGTGCCGCCTCCTCCCAGTCGTCTTTCCTGCCTCACCCCGGCCAAGCTGTCTCATTGCAGGACTCAGGCTCCCCCTCCCCAGGACCCAGTCGCGTGACTCACTCAATGACCTTCAGGATCACCAATGAAGCCTTCTCAGCGGCACTCGGGAACCCTGCCTCCCTGGAGTACCAGCTGCTGAGTGAAAACATCCGACATCAG CTCCAGTCCGTCTATCACGAGGCCTTCTCCAGCTTTGAGGGTGTCGGTGTCCTGCTCTTTAG GCCTGACTCTGCAGCTGTGAATGCCTCCCTTGTGTTTGGGGGCCTCGCCCCGGGCCCCTCTGCCCGTGAAGTCCTCTGGACTCTGTACCGCAAAGTGAAGGCCGCAGGGAAGATGTTGGGGAACCTGTCCCTGGATGAGAGCAGCCTCGCCTCTGATG GGTCCAACCTGACCGACCTGGCCTTGGAGACCACCAGCATCCATCTCACGGCCATGAGGCCCTTCCAGCCCCCGCTCCTCCTGCCTGGCTCTGCCGCCTTTGTCCTGCTGGAAAAGACGATCCTCCGACAG GTCACACCCGTGCCGTCAGGATTCTATACAGCGCGTCCCCAGGAAGAGCCCCTGCTCCTCTTCAG GCTTGGCCAATCACCTGGCCCGGAACATAATGGATCCTGCTGTCCAGAAATCCAGCATCATGGCCAATG ctGA